TGATTTATAAGGCCATGACCGTTACTGTCAGGAAGCCAATTCATCTGCTGAGAGTTGTCACACATAGCCGTCACATTCGTGTCAGTATTGTTAGAACTGGTGTCATTTTCGTGTGGGGCGAAGCAGTAATCAGGAAGAAGtggatttattaaaaagtatTTATAGATCTTTTGGAAGGCCTCGACGATATAGAGAATTGATATCAATCCGGTAAATATTTCTTCCGTAAAACGTGtgaaaagttttacaagtaCTGAACCTTCGACACAAGCAATGATCAATGCAATCACACCGAGCCAAACGCCGACGTATATCCGGACCGTTAAGAACTCGAATTCATAGGCATTACACATTTTGTACAAGCTTTCATCGAAGAGAAGAAGCGGTCCAGTTGTACCGATAATGACGAGAGGTTGCGTGGCAAAAAGAGCCATTATCACTCCTGTCCATGAAGCAGAAATTAAAGTCTCTGAGATGCCTATtaaattgtttgttttgtcACTTATCAGACCGCCAAATGTGATAGCGGTACAAAGAGCAGCAAAGTACATGAAGATGGCTGCCGCAACGCTAGAGGAGTTCAACCCATCCGTGAAATCAGATAAATAAAGAGGGTAGCGTCTCTTGATATCGTTAATAAGCCCACCAAAAGGACGCCTAGTTCTACACAGCGGATCATCATCTGGGggttttttctcatcttcacCAGCTAAAAGAGCTGTAAACAATTATAAGATTGTGTTAAAAAATGGGATGGTATAATTGATCGAGTAATTGTTTCGGAAGATAAAGAATACGAACCTTTCTTAATAGCGGCATCGCTTTGTGTCTGCGGTGAAATTCTTTCCAATGCTTTAGCTTTGCGTTTTCTTATAGCTTCGCTCTTTGCCTTGAGTTCGTCGAATGGTAAAAGTGCTTGTCTTTCCCAATCGCCTGGTGGCAGCACGATCGAATCATCCAAAAACTCATTGATTGCCGATAGCAGTTCTCGTCTTTCGTTAGCTTTGTAAGCAATCTTGTGAAATGAGGTATTGGCCATCAGCGTTGAGATGGATCGACCGACCTCGTGGTAGTCAAGATCGGCATTTCGTGGCCCCAGAAGAATAAACATGAATCGAACAGGAATGGTAACTTCTGTCAAAGAGGGCATGAAAACACCTTCTGCCAGCCGAACAAATGCTATCGTAGGTTGATCAAGGAAATCTACGGCACCTACAAGTACCGTAGTTGCCTCAGCGCCGACGGGAATTCTTTTCAATATATAATCATTGTGCCCTTTCTTCAAGTCCTCGTTACTACTCGTGTAGGTCAACTCTTCTTTTATATCAACCGCTGTATGGTTGCTGTCCAGAGCCAAGGTGGACGATACGATCTTTGGTTTAGAATCGCTCAGGTTCTGTGGAAATGATAAGAGCCAATTAGGTAAAATCGATATAAGACATCGACAGAAACTAATGCTGGGAATTTGGTACGTATATACATGGTGTCAGCGAAAACTATGCATAGGCTTTCTTACAATCAGAGGAGAGTTTGACAGATCAACATCATCCGTTTATAGTACATCagagagaagagaaacgaAGACAATAAGATTGGAACGAACATGTTCCACTGTGAGGCAACGGAAAACACTAGATCGGAGGATAGTGAGATTTGTCAGTCTCTCCAATATTTGCTAAAATACTTGCACAGCGAGTATTTCACATTACAATACCTTCGAAATTTATAGGACAACGAGAATAAACATTGACAAAGAATACAATGAGGAGTTTCTACTTGAAAAACTTCTCGGTGAGCCAAAATGATTCTACGTGAAATTATGCTGCTAATTATGACAAGAGGGACAAAAACTATATTGCATTTTAATGTAGGAATGATAACTTCCGTTCTTGCAAACgtaaaaattcttcatcaTTTGCATGAAGAACATGCGAATCATTTCAAACGTCAAGGTTAGTATTGGGTATCACACATATTCTACTCGgttactgttatttttttttttttttcttctttctataTTCATTATGTACCAAAATGTGAAAGTACCGTAGATGGCCAATAAAATGAGATTGACAAGAATTAATCAAGAAAACCTATGCTATGTTTCTGATGGTCCATAAAGTGGTATACTGCATTATATATCATGTGTGTCTAAACCTAGGAataagttgtaaaaaaatgtcaattatATATGGGGGAGAAAGACATAAGGTGCGATACTTAATACAACCATGCGCAGGCTGTTGTTGCTATCAAATATCGACAACCCATTAGAATGGAATGATGAGTGGAAGTGAAGTGTAGGTGATTCATCGGcaaaattaaatcaaacaaaacaaaaaaattagtcAAAACTCAAGCTGCAACGAGGAGGTGCTACGATATAGCTTCATGGACTTGCAAATACTGTAGAATCGTTTTTCGGTAGAATTTTTCGTCACATTGTAACATGTAGTTAAAATTAGAGTAAGACATTCGAAAATCTCGTTAGAAAACGAGAGTGAAAAACCTTCACTAACACCGTACAGTTTCTCTGTAAGTTCATGAGCTAATTTTGTTTCGTTTAagtcatttttgttttattatttaaacagTGTTAACGACGGCAGACGCCTATTTACGAGGGCAGTGGGGCAAAGACAGATGAGCTAGCGATAAAATTTGTGTTTTGGGAAACGAGAGATTTACATGTTGCTTCACATGGTTCTCGGTCGGATCTCGAGCAGCCTCTTCCTCCTCCAGCCAGATAGACTACGGAAACAATATTAGCATCCGTCAGTCAAATCGTTTCTGAAGTTTTCAATAGCGTATTCCACCTCTACCTCGGCTTAAACAATTCCTCGTATACTCATCCTCTAGATTTGCGAGGTTTCTAAACCGCAGACGGTATAAAGAGAACATCTAACGAAGTAGAGGTGGAAACGCATAtttctttcatcttcttttctATGTATCTAATCTCTCTATTTGTCTTCAATCTGCGCAGCACAAACATTATGTCTTATAATTCACACTGTAATGTTCATCAGTTACAGGAGGAGATCGTACCTATTATACTGTTTCCTTATTTTGTCCTCAGATTTTTAATACTATGAAGTTTCGCCCAGAGTTTGACTAATCCTAATGAGGGTTTGACAgataattggaaaaattcaatcggATTTCAATAGGTAGTTTATACTGTGACAAGGATATCGGGGTTTCCACAACGACCGCATAGATATCTTTAATTTGGTAGCCAATTTTACAATCCTTCGCGGATTtgcttaaaattttataaacatcAACATTAATTCCTCGTAATCATGCCCTTGCGACTGCTAATTGACCAATCTATAGACTTCCGTACGCAAATAAATTCAAACGAGTATCAATAAAGTAGAATTCAGTTTTTCAGCATCTTCACCATTAGCCTGATGATATAGATAGAGTAGATGTCTTTAGAAAAAGTTAGGTACAAGTATAGTAATTCCTgaagagattgaataatttcagaaaGTTCAACACTAATCaaggaatgaaattaatttaaaaacactACTTCCTTCAGTCGGTAAAAAAATGCGGGATAATATGTAGATCGGGAAGTTTCACGGAAGAAAAAGaactttcatcgtttcatAAAGTAAAGTAGagtttcaaaataataaaatcgtaCCTTTTGATTTTCGTTAAAAACCATGATTGCCAATTATATgcaattgaatttcgaatACGGTGAGCACGTTAGTTTTTGCCCAACTATACtaaaatacgaaatatttatttaataaaaaaaaaaaaaaaaagcaatccATTAAGCTTCCCTAATTCATCTTATCCACACCATAAATTGGTTTTCAATCTATGTTCCATTGCTCCGATCATCCCTGaattcttgaataaaaataataatgaacagaaattgtaaaaaaaaaaaaaaaagtaaaagatgAAAACATTACCTGCAGACTGGTGTAACTGGCGTAATTCCTCTTCCCCCCAAATCGAAATCTATCATGTTCATTGACGTGCCTGTGCCTTAGAAGCAGAGCCCTCATAACGACGGGTCGATCTTCGGGGAGTATCAACTCCTCGACGACCATCTGCTCGACGACCCTGTAAGCTACGCCGGGAAGATCACGTTCCTCGAGATCAAGGAGGCAAACACCGGTCTCGAGGCATCGCCGTAGGTTTAGAAGCGAGTGAAAGCTAAGCGATGCGACGTGTGGTCTCCCCCACCGGTCCGCACCCTCTTCAACGTCTTCCTCGTACTTTATCCACCTCGCCGTTTCCCGCCATTCGCGATCCTCGCCCATTCCGTGGAGTTCATCGAGCTGGACGAATACCTCGTGGGGCGAATGATCGTACATCTTTTTGAAGGTGTCGTGGAATATACCCCCGACCATTTTTCGCCCGATGTGAACCGTCGAGTGACCCGTCTTGTGACGACGCATACCCCGGGGATCGTCGCTCCTGTGGGACTCCAGGCCGTCTATGTCCAGCTCCTGGAGGGTGCTTGCCTCGTCGGGCTGGACGCTGACTCGACGTCCCATCGCGTTGTTTCCGTCCGTGATACCGGCACCCGAGCGTTTCCTCCATTGCGGATCTTCCTGGAGCGAATACTTTCTCGACTTGTGATGGTGCCGTCTGGAAaaagaatataatattttatatattttacagcATTTTTGCATAACGTAACAAGAATTgttctcattttctttctcctttctttcttcaaagCAAAATCTGTCCAGTTATTTGCatgtacagaaaaaattaatcgtccgtaaaaatttatctctaAGCATAATAAtgacgataaataaaaatatagtcaaaaatattcaccttgaaattcaattttcaaaacattgtTTTAGCAGTTTAaaaaacgtttaaaaaaagaatcgaatctggCATACGATTCGAAGTATGCTGTGGTTTCTAAATCAATTTAAAGGACgacttttgtttgtttgttcgttttttttttggttttttttttttttttaactttcgatagagaaagaaaaaaaactttaaagTTGATTGTTCAGCAGCTTCTATTTCCAAACGTTTCGAAAGTAAGAAATCGGatcaaaaataagaaattcgaaaatcaaaactaCACCTTGAGTctacgaagaaagaaaaaaaatgcgtataattattcgaattttactCAGGTATTGAAACAAGGTGAAGAGTAAATTTttagaatataatatattaatacacgtattatattgttgaaatcaaagtagaaattttacagcgggaaataataatcgattCTTTAAACATCCTTGACGCTGTACCCAAGGTTTGttatatattctttttttttcaatttattcttggtttttttccctgctatgtatacatacgaaaATCTTATAATAACTAATGTAATTTCAAGGATTCATACGAGTGACAAATTCTCGAATAATATATTGTGTATCGACGCGTTGACGTCGCGACGCAACCCCGCAAAGCGTTTCAAGA
The sequence above is drawn from the Neodiprion pinetum isolate iyNeoPine1 chromosome 2, iyNeoPine1.2, whole genome shotgun sequence genome and encodes:
- the Ae2 gene encoding band 3 anion transport protein isoform X3, with protein sequence MPEAGGSSSGKSFLQRAGGKVLRWLRRSLRTPQIDGHGTETGPELDEEMEKVFAMDMGEKFNVSRLGSPSESAGSDRERGAPPRYGERDFNQHRKRSYPHPHMPLKSLHSRSMRRHLSPEGSVTEPGPEEDHPLNDHPISSAGNGEEPDDEVEEEEEEEEEEEVDALINGGGHRQQQAGEAPNYVSQGIENDERPIPDDGEAVLSSESEAPISERAASGYSESPALGSPRVQFEKIREEGAASPQPETPPGDEDRKPRRLHKHDHKRHHHKSRKYSLQEDPQWRKRSGAGITDGNNAMGRRVSVQPDEASTLQELDIDGLESHRSDDPRGMRRHKTGHSTVHIGRKMVGGIFHDTFKKMYDHSPHEVFVQLDELHGMGEDREWRETARWIKYEEDVEEGADRWGRPHVASLSFHSLLNLRRCLETGVCLLDLEERDLPGVAYRVVEQMVVEELILPEDRPVVMRALLLRHRHVNEHDRFRFGGKRNYASYTSLQNLSDSKPKIVSSTLALDSNHTAVDIKEELTYTSSNEDLKKGHNDYILKRIPVGAEATTVLVGAVDFLDQPTIAFVRLAEGVFMPSLTEVTIPVRFMFILLGPRNADLDYHEVGRSISTLMANTSFHKIAYKANERRELLSAINEFLDDSIVLPPGDWERQALLPFDELKAKSEAIRKRKAKALERISPQTQSDAAIKKALLAGEDEKKPPDDDPLCRTRRPFGGLINDIKRRYPLYLSDFTDGLNSSSVAAAIFMYFAALCTAITFGGLISDKTNNLIGISETLISASWTGVIMALFATQPLVIIGTTGPLLLFDESLYKMCNAYEFEFLTVRIYVGVWLGVIALIIACVEGSVLVKLFTRFTEEIFTGLISILYIVEAFQKIYKYFLINPLLPDYCFAPHENDTSSNNTDTNVTAMCDNSQQMNWLPDSNGHGLINQPNTALMCTILCLGTFLGAYYLRIFRNSHYLGRSARRAFGDFGVPISIVIFVLIDFLAQVKTEKLLVPDGLSPSDPDKRGWLIPLGGEKQSVPVWLALVCVVPALLVYILIFMETQISELIIDKKERKLRKGNGYHMDIVVVSLMNVGCGFIGMPWCCAASVRSLTHVSAVTIMSTNHAPGDKPHIVEVKEQRVSGLLVAILIGLSILMAPLLRRVPMAVLIGVFLYMGVSSTNGVQLFDRIKLFFMPVKHHGTANYVRRVQTYKMHIFTLIQIFCLSVLWAVKSTAISLAFPFFLILMIPLRAQMKRYFTPAELRALDTKEPEMESNQDEPDFYEEAPLPG
- the Ae2 gene encoding band 3 anion transport protein isoform X1: MPEAGGSSSGKSFLQRAGGKVLRWLRRSLRTPQIDGHGTETGPELDEEMEKVFAMDMGEKFNVSRLGSPSESAGSDRERGAPPRYGERDFNQHRKRSYPHPHMPLKSLHSRSMRRHLSPEGSVTEPGPEEDHPLNDHPISSAGNGEEPDDEVEEEEEEEEEEEVDALINGGGHRQQQAGEAPNYVSQGIENDERPIPDDGEAVLSSESEAPISERAASGYSESPALGSPRVQFEKIREEGAASPQPETPPGDEDRKPRRLHKHDHKRHHHKSRKYSLQEDPQWRKRSGAGITDGNNAMGRRVSVQPDEASTLQELDIDGLESHRSDDPRGMRRHKTGHSTVHIGRKMVGGIFHDTFKKMYDHSPHEVFVQLDELHGMGEDREWRETARWIKYEEDVEEGADRWGRPHVASLSFHSLLNLRRCLETGVCLLDLEERDLPGVAYRVVEQMVVEELILPEDRPVVMRALLLRHRHVNEHDRFRFGGKRNYASYTSLQSIWLEEEEAARDPTENHVKQHNLSDSKPKIVSSTLALDSNHTAVDIKEELTYTSSNEDLKKGHNDYILKRIPVGAEATTVLVGAVDFLDQPTIAFVRLAEGVFMPSLTEVTIPVRFMFILLGPRNADLDYHEVGRSISTLMANTSFHKIAYKANERRELLSAINEFLDDSIVLPPGDWERQALLPFDELKAKSEAIRKRKAKALERISPQTQSDAAIKKALLAGEDEKKPPDDDPLCRTRRPFGGLINDIKRRYPLYLSDFTDGLNSSSVAAAIFMYFAALCTAITFGGLISDKTNNLIGISETLISASWTGVIMALFATQPLVIIGTTGPLLLFDESLYKMCNAYEFEFLTVRIYVGVWLGVIALIIACVEGSVLVKLFTRFTEEIFTGLISILYIVEAFQKIYKYFLINPLLPDYCFAPHENDTSSNNTDTNVTAMCDNSQQMNWLPDSNGHGLINQPNTALMCTILCLGTFLGAYYLRIFRNSHYLGRSARRAFGDFGVPISIVIFVLIDFLAQVKTEKLLVPDGLSPSDPDKRGWLIPLGGEKQSVPVWLALVCVVPALLVYILIFMETQISELIIDKKERKLRKGNGYHMDIVVVSLMNVGCGFIGMPWCCAASVRSLTHVSAVTIMSTNHAPGDKPHIVEVKEQRVSGLLVAILIGLSILMAPLLRRVPMAVLIGVFLYMGVSSTNGVQLFDRIKLFFMPVKHHGTANYVRRVQTYKMHIFTLIQIFCLSVLWAVKSTAISLAFPFFLILMIPLRAQMKRYFTPAELRALDTKEPEMESNQDEPDFYEEAPLPG
- the Ae2 gene encoding band 3 anion transport protein isoform X2; its protein translation is MDNPDKRTPGTKRKLSFLGFGKRSSIDGHGTETGPELDEEMEKVFAMDMGEKFNVSRLGSPSESAGSDRERGAPPRYGERDFNQHRKRSYPHPHMPLKSLHSRSMRRHLSPEGSVTEPGPEEDHPLNDHPISSAGNGEEPDDEVEEEEEEEEEEEVDALINGGGHRQQQAGEAPNYVSQGIENDERPIPDDGEAVLSSESEAPISERAASGYSESPALGSPRVQFEKIREEGAASPQPETPPGDEDRKPRRLHKHDHKRHHHKSRKYSLQEDPQWRKRSGAGITDGNNAMGRRVSVQPDEASTLQELDIDGLESHRSDDPRGMRRHKTGHSTVHIGRKMVGGIFHDTFKKMYDHSPHEVFVQLDELHGMGEDREWRETARWIKYEEDVEEGADRWGRPHVASLSFHSLLNLRRCLETGVCLLDLEERDLPGVAYRVVEQMVVEELILPEDRPVVMRALLLRHRHVNEHDRFRFGGKRNYASYTSLQSIWLEEEEAARDPTENHVKQHNLSDSKPKIVSSTLALDSNHTAVDIKEELTYTSSNEDLKKGHNDYILKRIPVGAEATTVLVGAVDFLDQPTIAFVRLAEGVFMPSLTEVTIPVRFMFILLGPRNADLDYHEVGRSISTLMANTSFHKIAYKANERRELLSAINEFLDDSIVLPPGDWERQALLPFDELKAKSEAIRKRKAKALERISPQTQSDAAIKKALLAGEDEKKPPDDDPLCRTRRPFGGLINDIKRRYPLYLSDFTDGLNSSSVAAAIFMYFAALCTAITFGGLISDKTNNLIGISETLISASWTGVIMALFATQPLVIIGTTGPLLLFDESLYKMCNAYEFEFLTVRIYVGVWLGVIALIIACVEGSVLVKLFTRFTEEIFTGLISILYIVEAFQKIYKYFLINPLLPDYCFAPHENDTSSNNTDTNVTAMCDNSQQMNWLPDSNGHGLINQPNTALMCTILCLGTFLGAYYLRIFRNSHYLGRSARRAFGDFGVPISIVIFVLIDFLAQVKTEKLLVPDGLSPSDPDKRGWLIPLGGEKQSVPVWLALVCVVPALLVYILIFMETQISELIIDKKERKLRKGNGYHMDIVVVSLMNVGCGFIGMPWCCAASVRSLTHVSAVTIMSTNHAPGDKPHIVEVKEQRVSGLLVAILIGLSILMAPLLRRVPMAVLIGVFLYMGVSSTNGVQLFDRIKLFFMPVKHHGTANYVRRVQTYKMHIFTLIQIFCLSVLWAVKSTAISLAFPFFLILMIPLRAQMKRYFTPAELRALDTKEPEMESNQDEPDFYEEAPLPG